Part of the Trichoderma asperellum chromosome 1, complete sequence genome is shown below.
CGCAAAGAATGGTGAAAACACGGAGAAGGCAGATGGACATGGAAAATTTTGGCAATGGTGATTCATCGAGGTCGTGACTGCCGCTTTTCGACCTCGCCAGTCGTACCTGCTGCAGGCAAGCGGATGCACAACGGGCCGCCCTCTTTCATCTCTGCACTTGCATAACCCCATTAACAGTGTCGATAGCAGTGATTGTGGTTAATACGCGTAGCTGCTTCAATTCTACAATTAAATTTCACCATCAATGCTGACGCCAGCATCTTGAGCGCTAAATGAGCAAATCTCTGCCTCGCCAGTCAGAGACCTAATTGGCCATCAAATTAATCACTACTGCATATCGAGGTAAACTCAGGAGTACCGCACCGCACGCCGCCTTACATCACCACTCTAAGTTGGCCCAAAGTCTCAGCTTCCTCTGCCCTTGGCCTGACGATAACCTCGGGGAAATATTTCGGTTCAAGGATATGAACAGGCATCACCCGATCATTCTTCTTTGGGACAGAAATGCTACCGCCTCCAGGTGCAGCCAAGTCAACTGCGTGGATAATCATGGCTGCAAACATGAGAATCTCGTTAGTCGCAAAGTCACGACCAGGGCACAATGTCTTGCCACCGCCGAATCCACGAAATGCCGCTGGGTGAAACCCATCACCTCTACTCTTTTCCTTAAGAAACCTATCCGGGTTGAAGTCTTCAGCATCTTGGCCCCAAATCGAACGATTAGCATGGATAACGCCTCCAGAGATCTGTACAACAGCACCCTTCTTCAAGAAGTATCGATCAGCCAGCATCGTGTCCTCTTTGATCATGCGAACAGAGAAATTCTCCGATCCGGTGCGCAGGCTCTCTTTATAAACAGCAGCGAGCGTGGTACAAATTTCTTTAACTATTCCAATGCTCAGTGAGCCCGGTCCAGTGCGTTGGCTACTAAGCTCCAGCGCCCGGCGGATCTCCTGGCGCGCCTCAGCGAGTAGCGTTGCATCCGCAAATATTCGTAATACTGTCCAGAACGTTGTGGTTGTCGTGTTTACGATACcggcaaaaagaaaggataAAGCTGAGCGAGCCGTCATGTCTGTGCTCATgccatattctttttctatcCGGGCTCTACCCTGTACAATTGATGACGCTGACTCTAAATGACCAGCATCCAAATACCTGCGGAACGCAGCGGACAGCTTCTCACGGCCGCTATACGCCTTAGGTGCTATGACGGATGGCAATATTCCAATAAGTAACCCCGCAAGGCCGTGATCAAATGCCCAGAACGCATGCTCTAGGTCGGGGTCCTCAGCAATGGGATTATGGGGTCCAAAGAGATATTTCGCCGTGCCAACGGTTACCATATGGCGAGTCCAGGCCAAAAGATTAATAGGCTGAGGGGCATCAATAGCCTTATCAAGAAGGCCAATTCTTTCACGTAGCTGAAGACATAGTTCCTGGGCAGCTTCACAGCTCAGCGTATTTACATATTCACCTGGTCCTAGGGAGGTATACACCCAGTCATGGATGTCAGCAAAGAATCCCCGTGGCTCGCCCGGCTCTGGATCCAGATTTTGGCCAATAACATGATAGGTCCTCTCGTCAAGCCCAAGCACCCGCTGTGTTATCTCTGGCAGCAGAGGTGACATGGATAGCGTTTTTGTATTACGCTGAACACTAGCAGCCAAGGACGGCTCCGTAACGACATAAATTCGAGATCCCGGCACAGGCAAAGTCAGGATGGGCTCTTCGGGGTAAGACAAACTAGCAGTTATTAGCCCAGTGTCTCATATCTTATGAGAGTCTAGATTCATTTCTAACCCAAGCTGTTTGATATATCGGCCGCCATGCAGCGCCATTCCCACCAAATGGCCTATGAGAGGAACCCATGGCTGAATAACTATTGGCTCGCTTGGATGCACCTTTTTCCCTGAAGTATAGCGGAAAACGAAAGACAAGGCCAGAAAGCCAGCGGTGACAGTGGTGACAGTGCCCAAGTTTATAGGCCAAACCCCAATGTCAAACAGCGCCATCATTCATGCCAGCCCTGGGCTGCTACGTGCAGTTTGTTCGTTTAGGAGACGCTAATTCTCAAAGAAGCCAGTGGTCAATGGGATGAATGATTATGTTATGGTCTCTTTCAAGTGATGATTAGTGTCTATATCTGCGCTTCATCTTGGAGTTGATGAACGTCGTCGCAGTCGAAACAAGGCGGGGTTGCATCCCACAGAAGCGTTACGGAATCGGGATGCCCAGTCTATAATTAGCCAGCTGCCAATTCCTACAGGCTGCTTCGGCGGGACTTTTCCTAAGTAATGGCTTCGCCGAGCGTGCAGACTAATCTCTATAATTGGCTCCCCGAAACAATCAACAATACATGCTGATGAACGGCTTCCGGTGCTTCTGAAAGAAGGAAGCTTACGGCTATTCCAGAGATGAGGCTTGTCTGGCTCACCCTTGATGACCAACCCCAGGCTTCTAAACGGCAGCAGGATTCTATTCCTGCATCGATTCCTTCATTCAACGAGCAAATAGGTGTTCCGTGTAAAAAACATCAGGCCATATTTTCTGCATTCTCTATACGCCGTATCCGGCATGAAAGCGAGTACTAGTATGACTGGTCATTGTGATAAGTGGGGTGGAATATGGCTCAATTTAATGGAAGTGGAGGTGAGGCGAAGCCCTGATAGTGATAGTCTCCGAGGCGTGCCTGTAAACCCTGCGTCACCGAAGTTTTCTCCGCTTTcacacttcttcttttatttctcacACATGCGCTCTTGTTTGGGAGGCGTATGTACAGGGTGCCGCTATTTCCTCACTTCTTAAGAAGCCCCATTCACTGTATGGCACGTGCTGTTGCTAGATAGGGGCTCGCTTGAGGGCATCGAGCATAACCCCCTAAGCCATTGTATGAAGCCGCAGCCAAGCCCTATCAAACCATGAACGCCACGATCACGAGAGCATTTTGCGGCGAGAGAAGACGGATTCCAAGCTTCGGCATGtcgagaggagaagaggccacgtgaagagaaaacaaaggacaaccaaaagaagaaactcaATTCCATGATTATTCCCGACCGCCGCCCTAGCGTATATACGAGGAACCGCTTGATTACTACTAGTGCCGAAGCTCAACATCTCCCCACTACTGCTGGGTAAACCCGGAGCTGAGGCCATATCGCTCCGGCCCGGGGTGGACGGCCACATCGCCGGGACGGAGCCGGATTTACGGAGGAAAATGTGTGTTCAAGTGGATAAACAGTGGTCTTGTGGCCATGTCGGCTACTTTCAGATCCGGTGGTGTGAGAAGCTGTTCAAGGGGTGCAAAGGGACGTCAGCTGCTCACGATATCATCTACCAGCCCGAGGAATGCAGCGATTGTCTCCGACGCAAAAATCTCCCCAAACCGTTTACTTCCAAGTAAGCTGTCTTTGTGACAGTTTACGGCTCTGGTTGGCTGGCTCCTTCTCGGTGTATTAGCCAGGAGTCAGAAATCAATTTCAAAAGGCACGAAAAGCAAacataaataaaaaccttagaTGTTGTCTTAACCTGGCTACGTCTATCGACTGCCACAGATTGGAGACTTGGGCAAATATGGGAAACCAACTTTGCATACCAGCATAAGCATAGTTCAAACAGCAAGCGATGggagaatgatgatgatatacAGCTATTTTTGGAGTTCAGGAGCGATAGAGATGTCTTTTGACGAATTCGGCACTTCCAGCCCTCATGTTGATAGCGGCAACAGAAAAAGCTGTTGCCATATTAGACGCCACAAAAGCTAATTCATATCGTTGACTTATTACAGGTCCGTCATTCAGACTGTTCTACATAGAAGCCGGGCAAAGTCACGATTTAGGTATCCAGCTCAGCAGCCCCAGACTAAAGCTAGGGAAGATCTAGACTTGGTGCAACGCCCGCAGATGAGATCCAAATACGATGGCAGACGGCCCGTAGTATCTAGCAACAGCCAATGTGGCAGATTATGGAAagctagcagtagtagtgctGGGCTTGGCCTTGTAAGAAGATTCCGTGGCACTTTTATGGGAAAATGTTCGTAGAGCTTGTCTCCGTCATCATGTTTGATATTTTCCCCTGGAAAATGGActcggcgaagaagaggattttCCTTGGATATGAAGCAAGTCAGATGCTAACAGGCCAAGCTGTTGTTCGGGGGCGAAGAGGCATCTGGACATGGATGTCAATGTAGTGTTGATGTATAGGTACTCAGCGTTGCATAGGTATCGACTGCGGCTTCGACAAGATAAGCGTCGGTAATTAGGGCATCGCTAACACTCTGCAACCTgtgtttcccttttttttttcttttttttgttattccccttttcctctctttgttGTACGAAACTGCGGGGAATGGCTGCTGAACCCTTGGGGGGGGGAAATAGTACGAACGGAGCTCGGGCGatgggaggaagagaggcagTCACATAATGGCGATTCGCGCAATTCTAGGCCGTTTGGAGTGGTGCTGTGGAGTGTGTTACAGTAGTCGCTATGCCCATTCGTGCATCTGAGAGGCAACGGGCCAGGTTGAGAGTCAAGCCGCATCGAGGCATACTCCCGGCATGCGAGTTGGCTCTGCGCGATGAGTTTTGACAGAAAGCCTCGGGGATGCCTTGGAGATCGGCTTAGACGGCGCATGAAAGCAGAAAACGATGCATCGATAGCCGCCTAACAGAGTAGCGTCACATGGCCCCGTGTCGCGTATAGTAACTGGTGCTCGCTCAGAGATGCCCTTGGCCGGCACTCTGCATTGTGTCACTGCTCAGCTCTTGGGTAAATTGCCACAGGCGAGGTGAGGTGGATGATGAGAGGCGAGCTTCGCGATTTTGGGGCTAAtttttggccttttctcTTGGGGATTTTTCTGGCTTTGGCGTCGACGACTACCCCGTAAAGCACATGCAAGAAGCTGCGGGTTTGTGTATCCCAGGGGGTCGTTGGTCGCATTTCTCCAGTGTCAGCAGTGGATGGGCCCATCTTAGCGACTGATGGCATCCCtaattttgcttttcttaTTCGATGGTGGCGAGACCTGGGGATATCAGAGCATATCGCCAACGACACAGCAACCGCCCaaaaatacttaagaaaGCAGCTTCCCCGTGGACTTGGAGATGCGAGACGATCGCGGAGAAGGGGAG
Proteins encoded:
- a CDS encoding uncharacterized protein (TransMembrane:1 (o12-31i)), with amino-acid sequence MMALFDIGVWPINLGTVTTVTAGFLALSFVFRYTSGKKVHPSEPIVIQPWVPLIGHLVGMALHGGRYIKQLGLSYPEEPILTLPVPGSRIYVVTEPSLAASVQRNTKTLSMSPLLPEITQRVLGLDERTYHVIGQNLDPEPGEPRGFFADIHDWVYTSLGPGEYVNTLSCEAAQELCLQLRERIGLLDKAIDAPQPINLLAWTRHMVTVGTAKYLFGPHNPIAEDPDLEHAFWAFDHGLAGLLIGILPSVIAPKAYSGREKLSAAFRRYLDAGHLESASSIVQGRARIEKEYGMSTDMTARSALSFLFAGIVNTTTTTFWTVLRIFADATLLAEARQEIRRALELSSQRTGPGSLSIGIVKEICTTLAAVYKESLRTGSENFSVRMIKEDTMLADRYFLKKGAVVQISGGVIHANRSIWGQDAEDFNPDRFLKEKSRGDGFHPAAFRGFGGGKTLCPGRDFATNEILMFAAMIIHAVDLAAPGGGSISVPKKNDRVMPVHILEPKYFPEVIVRPRAEEAETLGQLRVVM